A window of the Helianthus annuus cultivar XRQ/B chromosome 4, HanXRQr2.0-SUNRISE, whole genome shotgun sequence genome harbors these coding sequences:
- the LOC110935789 gene encoding factor of DNA methylation 1-like, with the protein MILDDTINTSDMHNKVLRMEQRKARARLLWIAVEQKRKLDAKLKLEMEIDGLKEKLQVVKLSGDEDDTALQGQIKNMNDELEAKMKEMEVINQTRA; encoded by the exons ATGATTCTTGATGACACAATCAATACGAGTGACATGCATAACAAGGTTCTACGTATGGAGCAGAGAAAAGCTCGTGCACGCCTCTTATGGATAGCTGTAGAGCAAAAG AGAAAGCTAGATGCCAAACTGAAACTAGAGATGGAAATTGATGGGTTAAAAGAGAAACTGCAGGTCGTGAAACTTTCGGGAGATGAAGATGATACCGCACTTCAAGGCCAGATAAAAAATATGAATGATGAGCTGGAAGCAAAGATGAAGGAAATGGAAGTCATAAATCAAACTCGTGCTTAG